In Actinobacillus indolicus, a single genomic region encodes these proteins:
- the rfaD gene encoding ADP-glyceromanno-heptose 6-epimerase: protein MIIVTGGAGFIGSNIVKALNAIGRTDILVVDNLKNGEKFVNLVDLDIADYCDKEDFIASIIAGDDFGEIDAIFHEGACSATTEWDGKYLMQNNYEYSKELLHFCLDRQIPFFYASSAATYGGRSDNFIEERKFEQPLNVYGYSKFLFDEYVRKILPEAESPVCGFKYFNVYGPREQHKGSMASVAFHLNTQILKGENPKLFEGSETFLRDFVYVEDVAQVNIWAWQNGISGIFNLGTGNAESFRAVADAVLAFHQKGQIETIPFPDHLKSRYQTFTQADLTKLRAAGYDKPFKTVAEGTKAYMEWLNR from the coding sequence ATGATTATTGTAACAGGCGGTGCTGGCTTTATCGGTAGCAATATTGTTAAGGCGTTAAATGCTATCGGTAGAACCGATATTTTAGTAGTTGATAACCTGAAAAATGGTGAGAAGTTTGTTAATTTAGTCGATTTAGACATTGCAGATTACTGTGATAAAGAAGATTTTATTGCTTCTATTATTGCTGGCGATGATTTTGGTGAGATTGATGCGATTTTCCACGAAGGGGCTTGTTCAGCCACGACGGAGTGGGACGGTAAATACTTAATGCAAAATAACTATGAGTATTCTAAAGAGTTGTTGCATTTCTGTTTAGATCGCCAAATTCCTTTCTTTTATGCGTCAAGTGCGGCGACCTACGGCGGTCGTTCGGACAACTTTATTGAAGAGAGAAAATTTGAACAGCCGTTAAATGTTTATGGCTATTCTAAATTTTTGTTTGATGAATATGTGCGTAAAATTCTGCCTGAAGCAGAGTCGCCAGTGTGTGGCTTTAAGTATTTCAATGTGTATGGCCCACGCGAACAGCATAAAGGCTCGATGGCAAGTGTGGCGTTCCACTTGAATACGCAAATTCTCAAAGGCGAAAATCCGAAGTTATTTGAAGGCTCAGAAACCTTTTTGCGTGATTTTGTGTATGTGGAAGATGTGGCTCAGGTGAATATTTGGGCGTGGCAAAATGGAATTTCGGGTATTTTCAATCTGGGTACGGGCAATGCGGAGTCTTTCCGTGCCGTTGCTGATGCGGTGTTGGCGTTCCATCAAAAAGGGCAAATCGAAACTATTCCATTCCCAGATCATTTAAAATCTCGTTACCAAACCTTTACGCAAGCTGATTTAACCAAACTGCGTGCAGCAGGTTATGATAAGCCGTTTAAAACCGTTGCAGAAGGGACTAAGGCTTATATGGAGTGGTTAAATAGATAA
- a CDS encoding sugar ABC transporter ATP-binding protein yields MSLMKNIPILRFENISKFFGSHLAVNQLNLEIHPGEILALLGENGAGKSTLIKILAGIHKADGGTLYFHGHPIDSALSLQHAIAFIHQDLGLIEWFTIAENIALTLGFPRKFGLIDWKKVRSQAENVLAKVGLDLSVDTRIFDLTRTEKSLLAIARAITTNAEILVLDEPTASLPAQDVTHLFSLLHRLRQQGVSMIYVSHRLDEIKTISDRLLVMRDGSCVTQGKTCDYTIEQLTYAISGKKVQHQQIVEREKGKEILSLNHVCVDDIGPISFSLHQGEIISLTGLNGAGQEEIGRLLFGCKRLDQGYILHHQLLYQANSPEDAIRQGIGFVASDRTQESVIMSMNIQENLFLNPKSITEEKKLTSKYISQFDIRPTDATLPIHSLSGGNQQKVVLARWLHLNTPILILEDPTAGVDVGAKAEIYQLLNQAVNKGVAVLLISTDFEEVVQLSHQALVFRQGKICATLSGEQLSTSNLLLYATGDISSKNGKIEEKSYRL; encoded by the coding sequence ATCTCACTTATGAAAAATATCCCTATTTTACGTTTTGAGAATATCAGCAAATTTTTTGGTTCTCATCTTGCGGTCAATCAACTCAATTTAGAGATTCATCCAGGGGAGATTCTTGCCTTACTTGGTGAAAATGGTGCTGGAAAATCCACCTTGATAAAAATTCTAGCAGGTATTCATAAAGCAGATGGAGGTACACTCTATTTTCATGGACATCCCATTGATTCCGCATTATCTCTTCAACACGCTATCGCTTTTATCCATCAAGATCTTGGGCTGATTGAATGGTTTACGATTGCTGAAAATATCGCATTAACTCTCGGATTTCCACGTAAGTTTGGTTTGATTGATTGGAAAAAAGTGCGTTCTCAAGCAGAAAATGTATTGGCTAAAGTGGGATTAGATTTATCAGTCGATACACGCATCTTTGATTTAACTCGAACAGAAAAATCGTTACTCGCCATTGCGAGAGCAATTACGACCAACGCTGAAATTTTAGTCCTTGATGAACCAACCGCTTCATTACCGGCTCAAGATGTCACCCACCTTTTTTCACTACTTCACCGCCTACGTCAACAGGGTGTAAGCATGATCTATGTCAGTCATCGTCTAGATGAGATAAAAACGATTTCTGATCGTTTACTCGTTATGCGAGATGGTTCTTGTGTTACTCAAGGAAAGACCTGCGACTATACAATCGAACAATTAACGTATGCCATTTCAGGGAAAAAAGTACAACATCAGCAGATCGTAGAGAGAGAAAAAGGGAAAGAGATTCTCTCATTAAATCATGTTTGTGTTGATGATATTGGCCCTATTTCTTTTTCCCTACATCAAGGCGAAATAATTTCTCTAACAGGATTAAATGGTGCAGGGCAAGAAGAGATTGGACGCTTACTCTTTGGGTGTAAGCGGTTAGATCAAGGCTATATTTTACATCATCAGCTTCTTTATCAAGCAAATTCACCTGAAGATGCTATTCGACAAGGTATTGGCTTTGTTGCAAGTGATAGAACTCAAGAAAGTGTGATTATGTCAATGAATATACAAGAAAATCTCTTTCTTAATCCTAAGTCCATCACTGAAGAAAAAAAATTAACATCCAAGTATATTTCACAATTTGATATTCGCCCAACAGATGCGACATTACCTATTCACTCGCTTTCTGGTGGCAATCAACAAAAAGTGGTTCTTGCCCGTTGGCTTCACTTAAATACTCCGATTTTAATTTTAGAAGATCCCACTGCTGGTGTAGATGTTGGTGCAAAAGCTGAAATCTATCAATTACTTAATCAGGCTGTAAACAAAGGAGTTGCGGTATTATTAATTTCTACCGACTTTGAGGAAGTTGTACAATTAAGTCACCAAGCTCTTGTTTTCCGTCAAGGTAAAATTTGTGCGACGCTCTCTGGTGAACAACTTTCTACATCCAATTTACTCTTATATGCAACAGGCGATATATCATCAAAAAATGGTAAAATAGAAGAAAAATCTTACCGCTTGTAA
- a CDS encoding ABC transporter permease, with protein MAKTHIKSTSLEHPISLTPQGVLQIFTRYSLVWLCIFFITLFSFTTDSFASLFTLNAILETKSKIALLALAATITMIVGKIDLNVGFGIVLWHILAITFQVQYGLSWQMSVLLVLTIGAIYGLLNGILVAFTDIDSFVATLGSGTTLYALALWHTEGRQIVGELPDAFITLNSYELFGLPISAFYVMLVAIILWLITEHSAIGRKMYAVGSNPTAAYLNGINVKKYTIYAFIASSTLTAFTGILIAAQQGVGQASVGIDYLLPALVGAFLGSTTIRPGRVNVWGTIVGIALLAIGISGIQQFGGAFWVEPLFNGITLLLAITIVGYAQRKRLYHPKNKQKSIKNEN; from the coding sequence ATGGCAAAAACACATATTAAATCAACGTCGTTAGAACATCCTATTTCCTTAACACCACAAGGCGTTCTTCAAATTTTTACTCGCTATAGCTTAGTATGGCTCTGTATATTCTTTATTACACTTTTTTCTTTTACGACGGATTCTTTTGCCTCTCTTTTTACCCTAAATGCGATTTTAGAAACAAAATCTAAAATTGCTTTGCTGGCTCTTGCTGCAACAATCACCATGATCGTTGGGAAAATTGATCTCAATGTGGGATTTGGGATTGTCTTATGGCATATCCTCGCCATTACCTTCCAAGTACAATACGGTTTATCATGGCAAATGTCTGTATTACTTGTCTTAACTATAGGTGCAATCTATGGATTACTTAATGGCATTTTAGTTGCGTTTACTGATATTGATAGCTTTGTTGCAACATTAGGTTCTGGGACAACCCTCTATGCACTTGCACTCTGGCACACTGAAGGAAGGCAAATTGTAGGCGAACTTCCTGATGCTTTTATTACACTTAATAGCTATGAACTCTTTGGACTGCCTATTTCTGCTTTCTATGTCATGCTAGTTGCCATAATACTTTGGCTTATCACTGAACATAGTGCTATAGGACGTAAAATGTATGCTGTGGGTAGCAATCCTACTGCAGCCTATCTGAACGGTATTAATGTTAAAAAATATACGATCTATGCCTTTATCGCATCAAGTACATTGACTGCTTTTACGGGGATTTTAATTGCTGCACAACAAGGCGTGGGGCAAGCAAGCGTGGGGATTGATTATTTACTTCCTGCACTTGTAGGTGCATTCTTAGGTAGTACAACAATCCGCCCAGGAAGAGTCAATGTTTGGGGAACCATTGTAGGAATAGCTTTATTAGCGATAGGCATTTCTGGTATTCAACAGTTTGGCGGTGCATTTTGGGTAGAACCGCTCTTTAACGGCATCACCTTATTACTTGCCATTACTATCGTAGGCTATGCACAACGTAAACGTCTATACCACCCTAAAAATAAACAAAAAAGCATCAAAAACGAGAATTAA
- a CDS encoding substrate-binding domain-containing protein, with translation MIPFRHKLTIIASLFISNSVIAQDPFVDEAKNYIAKATAIQTTWDGPTTGPKIQSNKHIIFIASDMKNGGVLGVIDGMKEAAHHAQWKLDVLDGAGSVNNQLSALNQAIARKPDGIVIGGWNPNIAKIPLKKAVKNGIKLTAWHASPKASALDAYGIFYNVTSDSDEIAKLSAMYAVAHSEGNAKAIIFTDSLYEIALRKAQIMQETLSKCQKCEVLELIDTPLADTSSRMPNLTFSLIQKYGDKLGYALGINDLYFDFMAPSLRSSNKTIHNISAGDGSITAYQRIRNNSHQLATVPEPLNLHGWQLIDELNRAFANEQPSGYVTPAYLVTHENIHVNGGDKNQYDPQNKYREVYKEIWGVK, from the coding sequence ATGATACCTTTTCGACATAAACTGACTATTATCGCATCATTATTCATATCAAATTCAGTGATTGCACAAGACCCCTTTGTGGATGAAGCAAAAAACTATATTGCCAAAGCAACCGCTATTCAAACTACTTGGGACGGGCCAACAACAGGGCCTAAAATTCAATCTAACAAACATATTATTTTTATTGCGTCTGATATGAAGAATGGCGGTGTTCTTGGGGTTATTGATGGCATGAAAGAAGCAGCTCATCATGCACAATGGAAACTTGATGTCTTAGATGGTGCAGGCTCTGTAAATAATCAGCTTTCAGCCCTTAACCAAGCGATTGCTCGCAAACCTGATGGAATAGTGATTGGCGGATGGAATCCTAATATAGCAAAAATTCCTCTCAAAAAAGCTGTAAAAAACGGTATTAAACTCACCGCTTGGCACGCAAGCCCCAAAGCAAGTGCATTAGATGCTTATGGCATATTCTATAATGTCACCTCTGATTCCGATGAAATCGCAAAACTCTCTGCAATGTATGCAGTTGCTCACTCTGAAGGAAACGCCAAAGCGATTATTTTTACAGACTCGCTTTATGAAATAGCTCTTCGTAAAGCACAGATTATGCAAGAAACATTATCTAAATGTCAAAAATGTGAGGTATTAGAGTTAATTGATACACCTCTTGCTGACACCTCAAGTCGTATGCCTAATTTAACTTTTAGTTTAATACAAAAATATGGGGATAAACTTGGATATGCATTAGGCATTAACGATCTTTATTTTGATTTCATGGCACCCTCATTACGTTCATCAAATAAAACAATACATAACATTTCTGCTGGAGATGGCTCTATTACCGCCTACCAACGCATCCGTAATAACAGCCATCAACTTGCCACGGTTCCAGAGCCATTAAACCTTCACGGTTGGCAACTTATTGATGAATTGAACCGTGCATTTGCCAATGAACAACCGTCTGGATATGTCACCCCTGCATATTTGGTCACTCATGAGAATATCCATGTAAATGGGGGAGATAAAAATCAGTATGATCCACAGAATAAATATAGGGAAGTGTATAAAGAGATTTGGGGAGTAAAATAA
- a CDS encoding alpha/beta hydrolase-fold protein translates to MKTLYALLGLFCVSHSYGIDDQPQKVSEKVDITFLAETTAKGQKIKALALKYEDNILSGSDLSQLYKVTPYLDGKPLKDRVILKAYVNDQPDVSFKSKQGKFVIIEMDVRDKGSDLYEIKVENDTPMLFREKDIQGNIISSEKKQAIRVPVFYGERLSYNIEQTGFLKLTNGKTLDKEQWAETILRDNLKTDTDSFVEGAVTIGDPKNKLNYRLHIPSSLNKQKYPLTIFLHGSGQVGKDNIAHLLSSKGAIATLQYEDGFVLAPQYDSVFDSFDNYPTGSKGGVHWQTDNRHNLLFKMIDNTLKSYPMIDPNRIYITGLSRGAEGGLYLLLKRPDFFAGALLMGGREAYTIEWIDGNATKENLSPIKNIPIWFFHSKEDKVSPVKGSRINYQILTKELNAPYVKYTEFSTEKEGDNGIINNNPHNTWDAVFNSPEVLNWLLQQKRAN, encoded by the coding sequence ATGAAAACTTTATATGCTTTATTAGGTCTATTTTGTGTATCCCATTCTTATGGGATAGATGATCAACCTCAAAAAGTATCAGAAAAAGTAGATATAACTTTTCTAGCAGAAACTACAGCTAAAGGTCAAAAAATAAAAGCTCTTGCTTTAAAGTATGAAGATAATATTTTATCAGGAAGTGATTTATCACAATTATATAAAGTAACACCATATTTGGATGGAAAACCTCTTAAAGATAGGGTTATTTTAAAAGCCTATGTAAATGATCAACCTGATGTTTCCTTTAAATCAAAACAAGGTAAATTTGTTATTATTGAGATGGATGTTAGAGATAAGGGTTCAGATTTATACGAAATTAAAGTAGAAAATGATACTCCTATGTTATTTAGAGAAAAGGATATTCAAGGTAATATCATCTCTAGTGAGAAAAAACAGGCAATAAGAGTACCAGTATTCTATGGAGAAAGGCTATCATATAATATAGAACAAACAGGTTTTTTAAAGTTAACTAATGGTAAAACATTAGATAAAGAACAATGGGCAGAAACGATTCTTCGGGATAATTTAAAAACAGACACAGATAGTTTTGTGGAAGGAGCGGTTACTATCGGTGATCCAAAAAATAAATTAAATTATAGATTACATATTCCCTCTTCCTTAAATAAACAAAAATATCCTCTAACCATTTTCTTACATGGCTCAGGACAAGTAGGAAAAGACAATATTGCTCATTTACTATCAAGTAAAGGTGCTATAGCTACTTTACAGTATGAAGATGGATTTGTCTTAGCACCTCAGTACGATAGTGTTTTTGATTCTTTTGATAATTATCCAACAGGTAGTAAAGGGGGGGTTCATTGGCAAACAGATAATCGTCATAACCTCTTGTTTAAAATGATTGACAATACATTGAAATCTTATCCGATGATAGATCCTAACAGAATTTATATTACGGGATTATCTCGGGGCGCAGAAGGTGGGCTATATTTGTTATTAAAGCGTCCAGATTTCTTTGCAGGAGCACTTTTAATGGGTGGTAGAGAGGCTTATACCATTGAATGGATAGATGGTAATGCAACTAAAGAGAATTTATCTCCAATTAAAAATATACCGATTTGGTTTTTTCACAGTAAGGAAGATAAAGTTTCTCCAGTAAAAGGCTCTAGAATTAATTATCAAATACTTACTAAAGAACTAAATGCTCCTTATGTTAAATATACAGAATTTAGCACGGAGAAAGAAGGAGATAATGGAATTATTAATAATAATCCACATAATACGTGGGATGCTGTATTTAATAGTCCAGAAGTATTAAACTGGTTATTACAACAAAAACGAGCTAATTAA